In Candidatus Afararchaeum irisae, a single window of DNA contains:
- a CDS encoding 2,5-diamino-6-(ribosylamino)-4(3H)-pyrimidinone 5'-phosphate reductase translates to MHVFINSAMSADGKISNVRREQVRISGAGDFERVDSLRAESDAIGVGVGTVLADDPSLTVKDEGENPLRVVFDSGARTPEDSEVFEGESDTVVFVGRRADDEDVDRLRRRADVVRTYGDSDRVDLGEAVETLEERGVESLMVEGGGGINYSFLSEKLVDEILVYVGASVIGGTDAPTVVDGDGFVDKYPRLELGSVERIDEGVLLRWTVDKESY, encoded by the coding sequence ATGCACGTCTTCATCAACTCGGCGATGAGTGCCGACGGCAAGATATCCAACGTGAGACGCGAACAGGTACGTATCTCGGGCGCGGGCGACTTCGAGAGGGTTGACAGTCTCAGGGCAGAGTCGGACGCTATAGGAGTCGGCGTCGGAACCGTCTTAGCCGACGACCCATCTCTCACGGTGAAGGACGAGGGCGAGAATCCTCTCCGTGTCGTCTTCGACTCGGGAGCGAGGACGCCCGAGGACTCGGAGGTGTTCGAGGGTGAATCCGATACTGTCGTCTTCGTGGGCAGAAGAGCCGACGACGAGGACGTAGACAGGCTGAGACGAAGAGCCGACGTAGTACGGACATACGGCGATAGCGATAGGGTCGACCTCGGAGAAGCCGTCGAGACACTTGAGGAAAGAGGTGTAGAGAGCCTCATGGTCGAGGGCGGCGGCGGTATCAACTACTCTTTCCTGAGTGAGAAGCTCGTCGACGAGATCCTCGTATACGTCGGTGCGTCGGTCATAGGCGGGACAGACGCGCCGACAGTCGTCGACGGCGACGGCTTCGTCGATAAGTATCCACGTCTCGAACTCGGATCTGTCGAACGCATCGACGAGGGCGTCCTACTGAGATGGACTGTCGACAAGGAAAGTTATTAA